Proteins from a single region of Symphalangus syndactylus isolate Jambi chromosome 12, NHGRI_mSymSyn1-v2.1_pri, whole genome shotgun sequence:
- the CYP4X1 gene encoding cytochrome P450 4X1 isoform X2 has product MSSLQNCEYYAEERPHQHLTTLYPHLRRPASRTFIQDDNMEELEEIIEKYPRAFPFWIGPFQAFFYIYDPDYAKTLLSRTDPKSQYLQKFSPPLLGKGLAALDGPKWFQHRRLLTPGFHFNILKAYIEVMAHSVKMMLDKWEKICSTQDTSVEVYAHINLMALDIIMKCAFSKETNCQTNSTHDPYAKAIFELSKIIFHRLYSLLYHSDIIFKLSPQGYRFQKLSRVLNQYTDTIIQERKKSLQAGVKQDNTQKRKYQDFLDIVLSAKDESGSTFSDIDVHSEVSTFLLAGHDTLAASISWILYCLALNPEHQERCREEVRGILGDGSSITWDQLGEMSYTTMCIKETCRLIPAVPFISRDLSKPLTFPDGCTLPAGITVVLSIWGLHHNPAVWKNPKVFDPLRFSQENSDQRHPYAYLPFSAGSRNCIGQEFAMIELKVTVALILLHFRVTPDPTRPLTFSNHFILKPKNGMYLHLKKLSEC; this is encoded by the exons TTTATTCAGGATGATAACATGGAGGAGCTTGAGGAAATTATTGAAAAATACCCTCGTGCCTTCCCTTTCTGGATTGGTCCCTTTCAGGCATTTTTCTATATCTATGACCCAGACTATGCAAAGACGCTTCTGAGCAGAACAG ATCCCAAGTCCCAGTACCTGCAGAAATTCTCACCTCCACTTCTTG GAAAAGGACTGGCGGCTCTAGACGGACCCAAGTGGTTCCAGCATCGTCGCCTACTAACTCCTGGATTCCATTTTAACATCCTGAAAGCATACATCGAGGTGATGgctcattctgtgaaaatgatgCTG GATAAGTGGGAGAAGATTTGCAGCACTCAGGACACAAGCGTGGAGGTCTATGCGCACATCAACTTGATGGCTCTGGATATAATCATGAAATGCGCTTTCAGCAAGGAGACCAACTGCCAGACAAACAG CACCCATGATCCTTATGCAAAAGCCATATTCGAACTCAGCAAAATCATATTTCACCGCTTGTACAGTTTGTTGTATCACAGTGACATAATTTTCAAACTCAGCCCTCAGGGCTACCGCTTCCAGAAGTTAAGCCGAGTGTTGAATCAGTACACAG ATACAATAatccaggaaagaaagaaatccctCCAGGCTGGGGTAAAGCAGGATAACACTCAGAAGAGGAAGTACCAGGATTTTCTGGATATTGTCCTTTCTGCCAAG GATGAAAGTGGTAGCACCTTCTCAGATATTGATGTACACTCTGAAGTGAGCACGTTCTTATTGGCAGGACATGACACCTTGGCAGCAAGCATCTCCTGGATCCTTTACTGCCTGGCTCTGAACCCTGAGCATCAAGAGAGATGCCGGGAGGAGGTCAGGGGCATCCTGGGGGATGGGTCTTCTATCACTTG GGACCAGCTGGGTGAGATGTCGTACACCACGATGTGCATCAAGGAGACTTGCCGATTGATTCCTGCAGTCCCGTTCATTTCCAGAGATCTCAGCAAGCCACTTACCTTCCCAGATGGATGCACATTGCCTGCAG GGATCACCGTGGTTCTTAGTATTTGGGGTCTTCACCACAACCCTGCTGTCTGGAAAAACCCAAAG GTCTTTGACCCCTTGAGGTTCTCTCAGGAGAATTCTGATCAGAGACACCCCTATGCCTACTTACCATTCTCAGCTGGATCAAG GAACTGCATTGGGCAGGAGTTTGCCATGATTGAGTTAAAGGTAACCGTTGCCTTGATTCTGCTCCACTTCAGAGTGACTCCAGACCCCACCAGGCCTCTTACTTTCTCCAACCATTTTATCCTCAAGCCCAAGAATGGGATGTATTTGCACCTGAAGAAACTCTCTGAATGTTAG
- the CYP4X1 gene encoding cytochrome P450 4X1 isoform X3, whose product MEELEEIIEKYPRAFPFWIGPFQAFFYIYDPDYAKTLLSRTDPKSQYLQKFSPPLLGKGLAALDGPKWFQHRRLLTPGFHFNILKAYIEVMAHSVKMMLDKWEKICSTQDTSVEVYAHINLMALDIIMKCAFSKETNCQTNSTHDPYAKAIFELSKIIFHRLYSLLYHSDIIFKLSPQGYRFQKLSRVLNQYTDTIIQERKKSLQAGVKQDNTQKRKYQDFLDIVLSAKDESGSTFSDIDVHSEVSTFLLAGHDTLAASISWILYCLALNPEHQERCREEVRGILGDGSSITWDQLGEMSYTTMCIKETCRLIPAVPFISRDLSKPLTFPDGCTLPAGITVVLSIWGLHHNPAVWKNPKVFDPLRFSQENSDQRHPYAYLPFSAGSRNCIGQEFAMIELKVTVALILLHFRVTPDPTRPLTFSNHFILKPKNGMYLHLKKLSEC is encoded by the exons ATGGAGGAGCTTGAGGAAATTATTGAAAAATACCCTCGTGCCTTCCCTTTCTGGATTGGTCCCTTTCAGGCATTTTTCTATATCTATGACCCAGACTATGCAAAGACGCTTCTGAGCAGAACAG ATCCCAAGTCCCAGTACCTGCAGAAATTCTCACCTCCACTTCTTG GAAAAGGACTGGCGGCTCTAGACGGACCCAAGTGGTTCCAGCATCGTCGCCTACTAACTCCTGGATTCCATTTTAACATCCTGAAAGCATACATCGAGGTGATGgctcattctgtgaaaatgatgCTG GATAAGTGGGAGAAGATTTGCAGCACTCAGGACACAAGCGTGGAGGTCTATGCGCACATCAACTTGATGGCTCTGGATATAATCATGAAATGCGCTTTCAGCAAGGAGACCAACTGCCAGACAAACAG CACCCATGATCCTTATGCAAAAGCCATATTCGAACTCAGCAAAATCATATTTCACCGCTTGTACAGTTTGTTGTATCACAGTGACATAATTTTCAAACTCAGCCCTCAGGGCTACCGCTTCCAGAAGTTAAGCCGAGTGTTGAATCAGTACACAG ATACAATAatccaggaaagaaagaaatccctCCAGGCTGGGGTAAAGCAGGATAACACTCAGAAGAGGAAGTACCAGGATTTTCTGGATATTGTCCTTTCTGCCAAG GATGAAAGTGGTAGCACCTTCTCAGATATTGATGTACACTCTGAAGTGAGCACGTTCTTATTGGCAGGACATGACACCTTGGCAGCAAGCATCTCCTGGATCCTTTACTGCCTGGCTCTGAACCCTGAGCATCAAGAGAGATGCCGGGAGGAGGTCAGGGGCATCCTGGGGGATGGGTCTTCTATCACTTG GGACCAGCTGGGTGAGATGTCGTACACCACGATGTGCATCAAGGAGACTTGCCGATTGATTCCTGCAGTCCCGTTCATTTCCAGAGATCTCAGCAAGCCACTTACCTTCCCAGATGGATGCACATTGCCTGCAG GGATCACCGTGGTTCTTAGTATTTGGGGTCTTCACCACAACCCTGCTGTCTGGAAAAACCCAAAG GTCTTTGACCCCTTGAGGTTCTCTCAGGAGAATTCTGATCAGAGACACCCCTATGCCTACTTACCATTCTCAGCTGGATCAAG GAACTGCATTGGGCAGGAGTTTGCCATGATTGAGTTAAAGGTAACCGTTGCCTTGATTCTGCTCCACTTCAGAGTGACTCCAGACCCCACCAGGCCTCTTACTTTCTCCAACCATTTTATCCTCAAGCCCAAGAATGGGATGTATTTGCACCTGAAGAAACTCTCTGAATGTTAG